The Lutzomyia longipalpis isolate SR_M1_2022 chromosome 2, ASM2433408v1 DNA window GGACGTGAGCAGGGCAATAGAAGAAACACCATGCAGGACACACAAGCAGCCACAGAAGGTTTAAGGTGAGTGATtgatatccttttttttagctcttattctttcgttttttttattaagatatttttgccaatttcattttcattgagatgtaaagaaaaaaaatatttaaaagtcttacgtggctttttttcttatcattttggGGTATTTATTCAGGTTTAATTCCCTTGCGTGTGTCTactttgcaattaaattcatttccattgcaaattattgcagatagaaaatgaaattatttaacttATTCGTGTTTCTTTTacgaataatattttaaaaatttaaactggCTGAGgaatttaatacataaaatgactcaaagaaatcttttttttttttaagaaaattctgattatatagcaaaggagaaaaaaaacattgatatCGCACAAAAGTTTcgatttcatttaattttccaatagaaaaaaaagaattaaattttaatgactaATTGCATCATCAAAAGTTGTCGTTGTATTTATCAATTGTCTTGTTGTGTGAAGTAAATAAATGTGGTGGTATGTAAGCACTTTAAGAGCTGCTTTTATAGCAGCtgtgttgtgtttttttcttaatacatAAGTTGGGTATTTTTCTCGATAATAGAATAAAGATTACACAGCTTGTAAATAAGAGaaatataaatctttcaaatttaGGTACTGCTAAATCATAATGAAAGATTGATCTGTTTTATGTCTACCTCCGTATTCTTTTTATATGATTTAATCTAAGCTTCACTTGCCTCTctcctttttctctctctctctctcttggtCCGCTTCAAatgaatgaaggaaaattttgcattccCTCTAAATTGAGCTAAATACTGATAAGCGATACGAAGCGATAAATTTATTCTACGAGAAGAAGTTGtcttttaatgtttaacaacttcaaattcaattaaaccTTTCTTCTATTGGCCTACtatttttgagaataaaagctgttttatttcgaaaaatcacagttaaaaaaaaagtaaattatagtaaatttcatcttcttttattttatttttcccttgTAGGCAGAGACGTCCATTGAATGGGGATCATGTTGCAGGAACGGACGCGAATAATGTGCAAAATACACCGAGCCACCAAACATCAATGCCAGGATTAAATGGGAATATGTCACAATTTGGAAGATTTTCCCAGCAACAAGTGGGGAATTTTGCGGCACAGCATTTGGCGTACCAGCAGTGGCTGCAACAGGCCTATGTTGACTACATGAATCAGTATGTGAACCTAATGTCACGCCCCGATATTCAGGGTATCTACCAGCCATACGTATCAACACATCAGATGACAACAACATCACCCCAAGTGTCAGCTTCACAGGTACAACATAATCCAGCAGCAGAGGCACCCATGGAaggtgcagcagcagcagcagttgCACAGCCTCCGCAAAATCCACCCCAGCCACGATTTCCGAATTTAGTACGTGACGATGGACCCGAACAGCGTGATTGGTTGGACACATTCTATGCCTTTAGCAGGCTAATGGTTCTCGGGACACTTGTCTATTTCTATTCATCACCAACGAGGTGCCTAATTGTCATTGCGATAGGTGTTCTCATCTATCTCTACCACACGGGCTTCTTCCGGAATTTCGGCGGAGCTGCAGCAGCGCCGGTTGAGGCCAATAATAATGCACAACGCAACAATGGAGCGCCGGCACAGCAGGAGCAGCGACCAAATGCACAACAAGATGCTGCCCAGCAAGTGGAAAATGATGCCGATGAGGCGTCCAATGCTGTTGTGCGTGATGATACAAATAGAACCCCTGTGATTGCCTTTCTACGCACATTTGTTCTCTCCTTCTTTGCATCTCTCATCCCCGAAGCGGCTGCCCTGTAAAGTATCCATCCACCACCTTTTCCCAAACCCTCCTTTTGTCCATCTAATTTTACCCAGTGCCCCCCCCCCCTATGTCACTTTCTCCACTAGAAGGgaggaaacaaaaaaaaaaatgacaagagagaagaagaaaaactatcGCTTAGTGAGTATAGCGTTTAATATATATATCATACGTTGTAATttgtaaatgagaaaaaaattactttaattcatttattccATCTCTATAGACAGtgcaaaatgtacaaaatatataatttgtttCCACTTccgcaagaaaaaagaaaaatcatctcatAAAAACgatcaaaatttattccaaaggTTTGGGCACAAAATGTAGAATTTCATggaactaataaaaaaaatcattttatattaaatatttaattcaatttatgcctatatattatatgtattttatctcaatttatcgaaaagagtttttctaaatttattttgggtttttcttttaaataaataaaaaaaaagaaatccaaaagaaaattaatttagtataCCTAacaaaaaacagaaatttagatgtttaattttttgttgttgttaaaaaaaaaacattcttaaaaataaagagtAAAAATTTGGTTGAAATTCACATTATGTGGCCACACGCAATTATCCTGTGAAGGGGATACAAAAggaaaacttatttttattagTCTTTGGAACTCTGTGTGCTTTCCCAAAATGATTGTTACATAAGTTATttgaatcaaataaaaaattttatttacctaaatctcttctttttttcattttaattctttttgtttttatttttaattagggCCGGATGTTAGTTCAccacaaaaaagatttttttgatggataaaaattcttttttgaagatattttttatattgtaatTTTCAGGTGATGttattgtttgaattttaggCATTTTGGGCaattctttgacttttttaaggctccaacagatggacgagaaattcctcgtgcggtgcggtgcggcgaggttttcggccaatcagaagcgagaaatggctcacacactctcaccgcaccgtgcgagaacgtttttcggccaatccgaaGCGACGATGTGCCACGAAAACCTCGCcgcgccgcaccgcacgaggaatttctcgtccatctgttggagcctttagTGGAAATTTCTCTACTACAAGATTACGCATATACCGGAAGTTTTCTGGAATGAAGGATTTTCCCTTTCGACGTTTATGCAAATCCCGGAATTCCCTTTTCCCTTGAACATCGTTAGAGAAAACGTTATGCAGAGCATCACtgtattttcacaaaaagaaagGCCTACCTCCAGGCGCAAACGATTCAAATTCAACTCCCTAATCTTAACGATCACACCTTATCACGGCTGAAATACCCGAAATATGAGAGCTAGAGAAGAGAATCACCGTaatctctttgcaattttttttgtaattaaaacaaatcatGGATAATTGgtggtaaattattttttcgcaGGAGTATTGTGTGTGAGGAGCAAGAGTGAGACAGAGAGCTTTGCAAATGGGATACTTTATGCGGTGTTTCGTGATATTGTTGTAGAGAAGATGTGAGTGTCTGAATAGGAACAAACTTGTCTTatcaatatcaattttttcccTACTCGCGCCAACAGCTCTCGCTATGTCCAGCACGTTTCGTCCCGGGGAAGTTCAGTTGCGTCTGAGTATTCCAAGTGAAAAGatacagaagaagaaaaaaaaatttccttcctgAGCATAAAGCTGTAAAAGTGATCTGTAAAGATGTTTCTGCATTTGAGAAGCTTCAATCTATTTGCCACGAGCTTCTCGCGTCGCTTCAAGCATGTGAGTTTGTGggggaatcttttttttgaggaaaagaaaattaaaaaaaaaaatccctatcggatgagaaagaaaaaaaaatcatggaatTTTTCCACTAACTTTTGCCTCCGTACAATCTCTTGCAGACGGGCAAAGTGCTGGCGATTCGACGTGAAGATCAATCTGTGTGGGAGCGAAGGGCTCCTTTTAATCCCGGCCATGTGAGACGTCTCACAAAGAAGGGTGTTAAAGTTATTGTGCAACCATCAAATAGGCGAGCATACCCAAtgcaggtaaaaaaaaactgaagaaagaataaataaaatactccGCATGAGATCTCTCCTTCACGCAAGCACGCGCTTCTGAGAGAGAAAGCCCTCAAAAAGAGTTATAGTGCAAAACGAGCCACTTTCGCGGGATGAGGAGAATTTGTGGGTGCCCCATTAGAGAAATACGACCTCTATCGTGGGGGCTCTTATCGCGGATTCCACGTCCTCAAAGCACGCGGGGAGGTGTGTGAGCGAACACTGTCACCCAGTGAGATACAACGTGGAAGCTTTAAGTTGCGAGCTTGCAGCTCTCTCTCTAAGACTCTGTACATatctatatatatgtataacaTACATTTCACGGACAGCCGTTCTTTGCCACTTTAGAGATTACATGCGaaattttattaccttttCCGCCTGGAAAGTATTTTTGGTAATTTCCACTCTTGCTAATCTCTCTCGCGCGCACAAGAACTCTTGGGAAGGTGATTTAATCGAAATTATTAACTTCTACATTGTATTAAAAGGCAATCACAATTTATGCTTCTTTGCTATTGGAGAAATTCTAATATGTTAAAGTTTATTAACGAGAGAGTATACACAACTTTTATTCTATAATAGGTTAATTTACATTATCTCgatctttaatattttatttatctaattttaGTGATGTTTTCAAGGGAAATGCAATTTCAggtgttttaaattaatcaagtTAATTAAGAGAGAAGAACTCTCATTCTAGACTAgaacagagaattttttggaagtataaaaaaattatttgtgttctaaattttaaatgaatttttataaatttaattcgtGTGTTTTATGAgccttttttaaaattattaattcatcaAGTCCTATATCCCCTTAAGATCGAAGCCATATATTTCTCGCTAAATCGAAAAGTTCCTCAATGGAATTTCCCACACTTTTCCACTTAACAACTAACATCTTATCTACCTGACGAACATTCCACATGGTTTCAGGTGTTTTCCACGCTTTTTTATGGTCAAAATAGAAACTaattcttcccttttttttgccaacacTTCTAACTGATAAAATACTTTTGCGAATTATACCTCAAAGTGGCTCATCAATTTGTGTCTCACTACGCATACATTGTTGAGAATAAATTGGCGCTGAAAAGGCGCAAAAGAGAGTGCCCATGCTATGATTAGATTAAGTTTCTCAGTGTTGTGCCCCTCATGAAGAAATCCCAATGAGGGTTATCAACATCACAATAATATTCTATATACAACAGTTTGATTGGgtggagagaaaagaaatattatgtacaaacaaaaaaaaggaattaaagaatGAAATTCCCGCGTAAATTTTACTCcacaataataattctttaaaaaaaaagctccctgaAGTATGTCTGAGAGAGAaccttttgaaaaatcttttaattaatgcttcaaaaaaaaaaaatcctttcagtCCTATATAAGCGCGGGGGCTGTTGTACAGGAGGACATCAGTGAAGCATCCGTGATTTTTGGCGTTAAGCAGGTGCCTGTAGATCAGCTAATTCCCTCTAAAACTTACTGCATCTTCTCACACACGATCAAGGCGCAGGAAACAAATATGCCTCTACTTGATGCCATCCTGGAGAAGGTGAGTTCTTTACTCTATATCTCCTTGTGTCACATGCAATGGAGTGctagataaaataattcatatagtgggaaggaaataaatttgcGAATGTCACggaaaaaacaacaaacacACTCCATGCGTAAACAACTCGTGAGGCGGAAAATGTGagcatatacatatatgagctttttttttcttttcaagagCTTATCGCGCCATGTGAGATAAGAATCTCTCATGAGAATTCTTTCATCTAACATAAACTCTAGGAAGCAAGATTTCAAGCAAAAGTGTATCAGTTTGTATTAATGTTGCTGAAATTCCACTACACgtgctttaaaaattagactatttaattcttttatcttaaaaaaaaatggttctTATATTGaagcttaaaaataaattgaaagctcTTTTAAAGTTGAGGGTTGAGATTTAAAGGTTTTCGTCGTTTATATATTTCAAGGGGAAaataatgtatataaaaaaaaactcttaaaagcTGCTGTTCTATGTACTTGAgcttttacttaaaaaaatcttttaaattgtctaattttcaattttttttattgatttccttgaaattaattaattttgaatgaaactTTGGTGTATTCTTAATAAGGAAGACCAAaggattcaaaaaaaaagtacatgtCCCTTTAGTAAAATAGATTAATGCAATaatcattgagatattttttgtataagaTAAGAGCATGATAAGCTCTTCTCGTATACACACACTATAAGTCGCAAAATTAAACACAAACAACTACCATGGCTGACCTGAATCAATGCCAAATATTTACTACATAccataatgttttttttgttattgaaGAACATTCGTCTACTCGACTATGAGAAGATCATGGATGAGAATGGACAGAGACTTGTGGCATTCGGAAAGTATGCTGGTGTAGCGGGAATGGTGAATATTCTACATGGATTGGGGCTGCGCCTCCTAGCTTTGGGGCATCATACGCCCTTTATGCACGTAGGACCGGCCCACAACTACCGCAACTCATCAATGGCCCGCCAAGCAATTCGCGATTGTGGCTACGAAATCTCTCTGGGTATGATGCCAAACTCCATTGGTCCATTGACCTTTGTCTTCTCCGGGTCAGGGAATGTCTCTCAGGGGGCACAAGAAGTCTTTGCTGAGCTCCCCATTGAGTACGTACCACCGGAAATGCTTCAAAAGGTCTCAGAGCATGGAAGTTAGTATCCAATTaattatgggattttttttatgttgtaagGTAGTTTACCTTATTAGACGACCTTTTTGCAGATCAAAATAAACTGTATGGCTGTGAGGTGAGTCGATCGGATCATTTGGAGCGACGTGAGGGTGGTGGATTTGATCCGCAGGAGTACGATCAATACCCCGAGAGGTATATCTCAACATTTAGCCAAAAGATTGCTCCGTATGCATCGGTGATTGTCAATGGAATCTACTGGGCGGTTGGTAGTCCCAAATTGATGACCATTCCGGATGCAAAGAATCTCCTGCGACCCGCCAATACACCATGGTTACCCACGAGTAAAGGTGCTCCGGCTCTACCGCATCGGATGCTGGCCATCTGTGACATCTCAGCCGATCCTGGTGGCTCCATTGAGTTCATGAATGAGTGCACAACCATCGACACCCCATTCTGCCTCTACGATGCAGACAGGAATAAGGATACGAAGAGCTTCAAGGGACCCGGTGTACTTGTTTGCTCCATTGACAACATGCCAACGCAACTTCCGCGCGAATCAACTGACTTCTTCGGGGATTTACTCTATCCATTCGCCATGAACATCCTCCAGAGTGATGCCAATAAGCCTCTTGAGGCACACAGCTTCTCCCCACCAGTTTACGGGGtatgtaataattttaatcatcaATCACACGTATAGCATAAATCTTGTTGGGAATTTATCATAaagtgaaatattatttttggccattttgataagaaaaagtCTTTTGTGAGGGTTGTGTAATTCGCGTCGAGTGAACTTCATGCGTGAGAAATTTCTATTAATAGGTTATCtatcattttataaatatgtTCATTCAGCTCATACATCCCCCCCACTCTTGAGAATATATTAATCTAATCATGAGCTACATGCCCATGACGACAGAATTGAGATCTTCTTTGTGCACTGAAGAGTCAGTTTCAAAAGAATCGTCACTAaacattgatttattttatagacTTTTTGCTCAGtttctaactttaaaaaattcttttaaaatccaCATTAAGCCTTTAAATTGGCaatttgttccttttttttcaatcaaattaattttttactttgaaTTTCTCAGGCCCTAATCACGAGCAATGGAAAATTAACACCCAACTACGAATACATTAGTGAACTGCGTGAGAGTAGTAGATCACGTCATAAGAGCGAGTGTTCCATGGAAGGGAAGAAGAGTGTCCTCGTATTGGGTGCAGGATTTGTCTCTGCCCCACTCGTTGAGTACCTTCATCGCGATGGAAAGCTCAGTATTAAGGTGTGTTCGCACATAAAGGAGGAGAGTGATCGTCTGGCACAGCGTTATCCAGGTGTCGATAGTCTGTACCTTGATGTTCACGACAATAAGGATCATCTTGCGGAGTTGTGTGCTGACAGTGATCTCGTGGTCTCCCTCCTGCCATACTCCCTCCATGGTCTTGTTGCCAGGCACTGTGTTCGTGGGAATACTCATCTCGTCACGGCGAGTTATGTCAATGATGAAGTTCATGCATTGGATGAAGAGTAAGCTCTTATCTTCTTAATTATCTCCTTATATTTCATTTCCTaaaaaatgcttctttttttctacatcGTCCATTAGGGCAAAGGCTGCTGGAGTAACGTTGATGAATGAAGTGGGACTTGATCCGGGAATTGATCATTTCCTGGCACTGGATTGCATCCACAATGCACAACAACAGGGTGGTGTCATTGAATCCTTTGTCAGCTACTGTGGTGGCCTTCCAGCACCTGAACACTCCGACAACCCGTTGCGCTACAAATTTTCCTGGTCACCTCGTGGAGCTCTCCTGAACACCCTCTCAGCTGCCAAATACCTCAGCAAAGGACAAGTTGTTGAGATTTCTGGTGGTGGTGATCTCATGTCTACACCACGAGAATTAACTTTCTTGCCCGGGTTTGCATTGGAAGGCTTCCCAAATAGGGATTCCGTAAAGTATTCCAATCTCTATGGGTTGGGTAATCAGGTGCATACATGCCTACGAGGTACAATTCGCTACAAGGGTTTCTCGGAATGCATTAAGGAGATGCAACTTCTGGGATTGATTGATACTGAGCCACATGCAATGCTCCATCCCAATGGGCCAGATATTACATGGAGGGAACTCATTGTGAACCTCCTCGGTTTGGCAGATTCGAGTATTTTCTATGAGAATCTGAAGCAGAAATTAGCCGATAGGGTGGGCAGTAGTGCTGGAATTGAGCAATTGGGCCTCCTAGAGGATATTCCAGTGCATAAAATGAACACACCTTTGGACACACTGAGTCACTATCTCTCCAATAAGTTGGCATTTAAGGATTCCGAAAGGGATCTCGTGATCCTTCGTCATGAAGTTGGTATTCGCTGGAATGATGGCCGGCGTGAGGAGCGTGGCATTAATTTTGTCGTCTATGGGGAGCCATTTAAGACCGAAGGGCATTCCGCTATGGCCCTAACAGTTGGATTCCCCGCTGCAATTGCTGCCAAGATGATCCTCGATGGGGAAATTCAGCAACGTGGTGTTGTCCTTCCCTTCACTCCCGATATCTACCGCACAATCCTTACGAGGCTAGAGGCCGAAGGACTTTCAGCAACAGAAACTAGCCAATTTCTCTGACTTTTCCCTACCCTACCGCGCATGTCACCTCCGCAATATTTAACATAAACCTAcctttttaaagtaaattaattacctGACTAAAAATAATGTAGATAAAAATTGTATGAATGCAGAAGTGAGTCTGCTCTACTTAAGATTcttctatacaaaaaaaaaaaaaaaaaatagatgatGCATGAATAAATccttaaattgttttataattgtattttaaatataatttttgggttttttgaGTGGTGAAAGAGCTTTTGTTGCAGCATTTAATAGTAAGGTAATTATAAACATGAATGAacatcaatttgaatttaaaaattaattatgggCTTATTTCACGACGCGCAACAACTAGGGCtatatgcaaaaattaattaattaatttaatttaacacaAAATAAGACCctacttatatttttttgagtttacatttttaataaattaattacaaatatttttgttgattaaCTATCAaaaaaggagcttattcaGGCTTATAGTATTAACTGGAAGGATTCGGTAACACACATTCATGCTtgaataagctcctttttCGTTTAAATCTTCCTAAACTATTTACatataacaaaataatttaataaattgcaagtaaattaaattatattattggttataaaaaaaatcccaaccaaggggtgtttatctggcgaatattttcgCTTTTTTAGCGAATTATCCGAATTTCtctgaagatctgaatattttatttcacataaatatGTTGTAGCTAAAAACAGAACAACTCGAAACCGGAAAAGAAAATCGACTTTAGGGTTTTTctgctttaatttttagctCCAATTTACTATACTTTCAGTGTAAATTTAGTCTTCTTTAAAGACTTTAATTAATCTtgttttcctaaaaatttttgttcctTAATCTGTGCTGTTTAGGACTGAAAACACAATAATTTTCAGCTTGAGTTTAGTCTTTTTTAGGGaagaatttactacttttttgtTTGAACTTAGAAGtcttaggcttgaatttacgaTTTTTCTGCTTAATTAAAGTCTTTTCATGCTTGAATTAAACATTATTTAGGCTCttagattaatatttttttttcttacagaatcatccgaatctttAGCGAATAATCCAAAGATTCGAAGATTTTGCATTCAGATAAACGCCCCTTGATCCCAACAGAGTACAACTACTCCATtatattatgtaaaataatattgtgaGTTATCGGATCATTGGTTTTAGCgcgataaataaaataaaaagaataaaaaaaaaatatattttcgcttttctcaatgaaaattcctcataGCTCATTGACGGATCTACTCACGCATGAAGTGGAAACAATATATAATGCATAGAATCGCAGCTTTATCGCACAGCAAAGAGACAGTTGGTGGCATAAAAATAGATACCGTCGCAACAATATTAGCATAAGATCGTGCAATGGGGCAGCAAGTGCTCTGctatgagaaaatattgtggAGCTGTTGATATGGAAGTCTGTGACCTTTGGTCatttgtatatatgtacatatggaGGATTATGTggtttatgtacatacatatacataaaaGTAGGtacaatataaaatgaaaagtggGCAAAATTGATTCGTTTGGAAGAATCGTTCGATCTTGTTGGATGTTTGATAACATGAAAAATGCTCACAAAGATGATTAATGGCATAAGagcgattttttttgccatataTTTCTCAAAGCTTATTAGCAGCTCCTATTCACTTTTAAAACATGGACTGTAGTAGTAGAGTGGGGGGAATGTTTTCGTGTTATCGCAACTGCGTTATATTTCTCATGTTCTTCGTGTTTGGTGGAAAATATACAAGAGAGACAGCGAGAATACTCATACACAAAATTGCTCATACAATAGGAggaacaataataattttgtataatttacaAATATATACTTgaggagaagtttttttttttttgcttatagACTGTTGTACATGTGGCTTGTAGCTGAAGTCTCCTCATTGCCCAGTCATTCAGCAGTTGTACAGTGGCCGGCGTGCTGAACActcggaaaattcaaaaaagacTTTCTTCCTCTTCCATTTAATCCTAATAATTATCGTATAACTTCTCCACACATCATATAGTCTGTTTGTGTGTGATTAACACctcatcttttttcttttctttaaaaacccACTGTGtacctcttcttcttcttccccaCCGGTAgtgggattttcttcatttattgtgaaatattttctagctaaaaagaacttttgcaACATATAATTTCTTGTGTCGTTTTCTTTCATTCCTTCGAATTGTtcttgtgtgatttttttgtgccatCCGGGTagacaaattaaattctccaGACCACCGGAAATGTGTCTTTTAAAGAGCGCattgtgaattaaattgtgtGACATTCACCGAACTTTTACACCCAGAGAGACTTTCAATGGCAGTGAAAATTGTGTTATTtatctaaattaaattcaatcgcAATCGAGCGctgatattatttttttctctatgagaattttttttcttctttttgcgataaatgaataaaaattttcttcatcagtACTTTTCTGTGGGCCATCTTTTGAGCAACTAATCACACACATAGTTTATTTGTACcgcacaacaaaaaaaatgttccaataCAAGTACCTCAGTGATGCCCATCTCAAAGGTTTTGAGCGATACAAGGTAAAAAAGAATtgcgtgagaaaaaaaattattttcgttattttaaatgattttgtgCTCATAATTTCCGCATAAGAggcattttttctcaacaataaTATGTGAGATGATTTGGCACTTTATGCTATGCGGCGGGTcagatttctcaatttttgtgaGTTGTTTCagtgtaaataaaattgtgataagatgaaaaatagttttatcaaAATACCCTTCTAaccctgtttttttttaatttataacatTTCAAAAGACTCTAAGTTAGAGTCATTGCTGTGCTGACGTTTCTTCTGATTACGAAGGCAAATTAGAATGGCGTGATTTTATGATCAAGATTCaataaatcaagaaattttttttctagaattttacCTTTAGGGGACACTGTGGTAAGGTGGATATTTctagataaaaataattttttattaggaaaaGAGACAGTTCCAACATTATTTCTATTAATGTTGACTCCTTTAATCCCTGCAATTTTATGCAGGAAATTATATTgattagagaaaaatatttttcttaccttAAAGTTGACCGTAGCAGGATAAATcatcctgaaaaaaaaattgtgtaactgattataaaattgtcttttttagTATATCTGTTATAAATGTTTTgtttcaatataaattaaaaagtatttgCTAAAATTATTCACACTTAAAACATTCAATATAAAGGACCtctaatttgaaatatttcatcatCACGTTAAAATGAATCCATAAAGTCTTTCCCTCTGTGTACAAGAGGTCATGTGTTTTTGGGTCGTTATGGCCAATGAGCTCTTGAagggcaatttttatttgcaaaataccAATAGacctaaattaattttcaaactattCAAGAGTAAAAtaccatttaattaaaagaaataaacaatagaataaaatagcTATTATGGAGGAATTTCATATGTGAAATGCTTCTcgtatttataaataatttttcctatttcctCGCGAGAAGTCAATGGTGTCTTTCACCTCTGACCTTCTATCAACTTTATCATCCGCTTATGCGACATTATCGCATCAAGTGTGTGGCCCCAagaggaaaatattattattaaaaactaATATACATAAGAGAGATTCGAGGGATCTCTTTGAGGCTTTCTCAGCTTTCTCATTGAGTTGAGATGCTGTAAAGAGAATGatgcgtgtgtgtgtgaatttttgagGAGGCAaagatgatggaaaaaatgcaaatattatCCATGTGATAGCACATTATCATGTAAATTGGTATGGAGTTGTTGATTGAGGAAGCAAACAAGCGATGGATGGTGGTGTTGTTGACATGCAAAGTaaagttgttttattttttttttcactctgtGAATTTTGCAGTACAGCAGCGTGGACACGAGT harbors:
- the LOC129791161 gene encoding homocysteine-responsive endoplasmic reticulum-resident ubiquitin-like domain member 2 protein → METIPVTPVTLIVKAPNQQFEDQTIKCELSWTIKKLKGYLSEVYPCKPSTDEQKLIYSGQLLNDAVVLKDILRQYEGQETHTVHLVFTPKMNSRDGSMGREQGNRRNTMQDTQAATEGLRQRRPLNGDHVAGTDANNVQNTPSHQTSMPGLNGNMSQFGRFSQQQVGNFAAQHLAYQQWLQQAYVDYMNQYVNLMSRPDIQGIYQPYVSTHQMTTTSPQVSASQVQHNPAAEAPMEGAAAAAVAQPPQNPPQPRFPNLVRDDGPEQRDWLDTFYAFSRLMVLGTLVYFYSSPTRCLIVIAIGVLIYLYHTGFFRNFGGAAAAPVEANNNAQRNNGAPAQQEQRPNAQQDAAQQVENDADEASNAVVRDDTNRTPVIAFLRTFVLSFFASLIPEAAAL